A single Silvibacterium dinghuense DNA region contains:
- a CDS encoding lipase maturation factor family protein, with protein sequence MSRAFAAPSSPVSQPRAWLHWLFAPNLSGRGHLITRWLFLRALALIYFSAFYSLAFQIKGLIGPEGILPITQYLPAIARALGPARFWFAPTLLWLSPSSDMLMALCWIGMLAALAALLNLWPRLSFLVCFVCFLSFVVAASDFSGYQSDGMLLEAGFLALFFVPSGLRPGWGEATPPSRVSLFLLQWEWFRIYFESGMVKLLSGDEQWRNFSAMDQYYQNGPLPTWVGWYVQHLPHRFHATTVALTLVMEFGVVLLLFCPRRLRLICFCIVTPWEAGVILTANYTFLNYLVLSLGILLLDDGWLRRWIPRRLRTPDPVAPVADAGFEDEPPLSILHTDAEQQGSAASSRGLQGHLGALRLAVSAVALTWIAYVTTAKLILIPLHDLPLPMEPIRALEPFRIANQYGLFAVMTRGRYEIEFQGSNDGQTWIAYPFRYKPQALNERPGIYAPYQPRFDWNLWFSSLGEWRQNQIVPLAEEHLLQNDRDVLALFRSNPFAAAPPKYVRAVLWQYWFTSLEEKRRTGNWWRRELLGLYAPELTTTANGEVTVVAMPMSLPPHD encoded by the coding sequence ATGAGCCGTGCATTCGCAGCGCCGTCTTCTCCGGTTTCGCAGCCGCGAGCGTGGCTGCACTGGCTCTTCGCCCCGAACCTCTCAGGCCGAGGACACCTGATCACGCGCTGGCTCTTTCTGCGTGCGCTCGCGCTGATCTATTTCTCCGCCTTCTACTCGCTCGCGTTCCAGATCAAAGGGCTTATCGGCCCTGAGGGCATTCTGCCGATCACCCAGTATCTTCCGGCGATTGCACGAGCGCTCGGCCCGGCGAGGTTCTGGTTTGCGCCGACGCTGCTGTGGCTCTCCCCGAGTTCCGACATGCTCATGGCGCTCTGCTGGATTGGCATGCTCGCGGCGCTGGCTGCACTGCTGAATCTCTGGCCACGCCTGAGTTTCCTTGTCTGCTTCGTCTGCTTCCTGTCTTTTGTGGTTGCCGCGTCGGATTTCTCCGGCTACCAGTCAGATGGAATGTTGCTCGAAGCCGGCTTCCTCGCGCTCTTTTTCGTCCCGAGCGGACTGCGGCCGGGTTGGGGAGAAGCGACACCGCCTTCGCGTGTCAGTCTCTTCCTTTTGCAGTGGGAATGGTTCCGCATTTACTTCGAATCCGGTATGGTCAAGCTGCTCTCGGGCGATGAGCAGTGGCGCAACTTCAGCGCGATGGACCAGTACTACCAGAACGGTCCTCTGCCAACCTGGGTTGGCTGGTATGTACAGCATCTTCCGCATAGATTCCATGCCACTACCGTCGCTCTCACGTTGGTGATGGAATTTGGCGTCGTGCTGCTGCTCTTCTGCCCGCGCCGCCTGCGGCTGATCTGCTTCTGCATCGTCACGCCATGGGAAGCGGGTGTAATTCTCACGGCGAATTACACCTTTCTGAATTACCTCGTGCTTTCGCTGGGTATCCTGCTGCTCGATGACGGCTGGCTTCGCCGCTGGATACCGCGCCGCCTGCGGACGCCTGATCCTGTGGCACCAGTCGCGGACGCCGGCTTCGAAGATGAGCCGCCGCTCTCCATTTTGCATACGGATGCAGAGCAGCAGGGAAGTGCGGCATCATCGCGTGGCCTTCAGGGGCATCTGGGAGCGCTGCGCCTGGCTGTGAGCGCAGTTGCCCTCACCTGGATTGCTTATGTGACGACGGCAAAGCTCATCCTCATCCCGCTTCATGATCTGCCGCTGCCGATGGAGCCGATCCGCGCTCTCGAACCGTTTCGCATCGCCAACCAGTACGGCCTCTTTGCGGTCATGACGCGGGGCCGGTACGAGATCGAGTTCCAGGGCTCAAACGATGGCCAGACGTGGATTGCATATCCCTTCCGATACAAGCCGCAGGCGCTCAATGAGCGGCCGGGCATCTATGCGCCTTACCAGCCCCGCTTCGACTGGAATCTCTGGTTCTCTTCGCTCGGCGAGTGGAGGCAGAACCAGATCGTGCCTCTCGCGGAGGAACACCTGTTGCAGAATGATCGCGATGTGTTAGCCCTCTTCCGGAGCAACCCCTTTGCTGCTGCGCCGCCGAAGTATGTCCGGGCCGTGCTCTGGCAATACTGGTTTACTTCGCTCGAGGAAAAACGCAGGACAGGGAACTGGTGGCGCCGCGAGCTCCTCGGCCTGTACGCGCCGGAACTGACGACCACGGCAAACGGGGAAGTGACCGTCGTCGCCATGCCGATGAGCCTGCCTCCGCACGATTAG
- a CDS encoding DsbA family protein yields the protein MQSALRSASRRVSAVILAATLSTAALAFAQDAQPSAPGEPQFPLANAANFTAASPTKAEVNAFLNVSWGYDKDRVWNVYAIEKTQAAGISRVVVQVAQKSNPQQISPLSFFVTSDGKHLITNEILPFGAHPYVETRHLLTERANGPSRGAAAKTHEIVEFADFECPHCKAIQPIMERLVQDFPQVHFVFENFPLTSIHSEAEKAALYSVCVAKQGGDAAFYKFADAAFENQNGLTPESSDATLGDAVTKAGLDPAKIGSCSYTAEAKSAVAASIALAHDLQIDETPTVYIDGRPIPVGEVANNQLPYEKLKDIVAFQMQIEP from the coding sequence ATGCAGTCTGCCCTTCGCTCGGCCAGCCGCCGGGTCTCTGCCGTGATTCTGGCCGCCACGCTCTCGACCGCTGCTCTTGCATTTGCGCAGGATGCACAGCCATCCGCTCCTGGAGAGCCGCAGTTTCCGCTGGCGAATGCGGCGAACTTCACTGCTGCCTCACCGACCAAGGCCGAAGTCAATGCCTTCCTCAATGTCTCCTGGGGCTATGACAAGGACCGCGTCTGGAACGTCTACGCTATCGAGAAGACGCAGGCGGCCGGCATCAGCAGGGTGGTCGTACAGGTAGCGCAGAAGAGCAATCCGCAACAGATTTCGCCGCTCTCGTTCTTTGTCACGTCAGATGGCAAGCACCTCATCACGAATGAGATTCTGCCTTTCGGTGCTCATCCCTATGTTGAGACGCGTCATCTGCTAACCGAGCGCGCCAACGGCCCCAGTCGTGGAGCTGCCGCGAAGACTCACGAAATCGTCGAGTTTGCCGACTTCGAGTGCCCACACTGCAAGGCGATTCAACCCATCATGGAGCGCTTGGTGCAGGACTTCCCGCAGGTCCACTTCGTCTTTGAAAACTTCCCGCTGACTTCCATCCACAGCGAAGCGGAAAAGGCTGCGCTCTATAGTGTGTGTGTGGCGAAGCAGGGCGGAGATGCGGCTTTCTACAAGTTTGCCGACGCGGCCTTCGAAAACCAGAACGGTCTCACACCGGAATCCTCTGACGCTACGCTTGGCGATGCGGTGACCAAGGCTGGGCTCGACCCTGCCAAGATCGGTTCCTGCTCGTATACCGCTGAGGCCAAGAGTGCGGTTGCGGCTTCGATCGCGCTCGCGCACGATCTGCAGATCGACGAGACTCCGACGGTATATATCGATGGCCGTCCCATTCCCGTCGGCGAAGTGGCCAACAACCAGCTGCCCTATGAAAAGCTGAAAGACATTGTCGCCTTCCAGATGCAGATCGAACCGTAG
- a CDS encoding CAP domain-containing protein: MERKIIGVAIAGLLLCAPYVHAQDNDDGSVDKAHRILELTNQDRAEHGLQPLIWDDALAQAAQAHTDRMAQEKSLSHQYPGEPPITDRASQAGARFQAIAENTAMGGDARAIEKEWMNSTPHRTNILDPQMDHIGIGVAEKGGYLFATEDFSRAAEILTTAQVEDKVAALLKAQNIDASMAHDDAEKACAGQGAIPAGSPIRSIVRFQTTDLSQLPSQVATRLGSGQYTRAAVGACPPTPQPGNFTSYRVAILLY; the protein is encoded by the coding sequence ATGGAGCGAAAAATCATCGGTGTGGCAATCGCCGGGCTGCTGCTCTGTGCGCCGTATGTCCATGCGCAGGACAATGACGACGGCTCCGTCGACAAGGCGCACCGAATTCTGGAACTCACCAACCAGGATCGAGCCGAGCATGGCTTGCAGCCGCTGATCTGGGACGATGCGCTGGCTCAAGCGGCACAGGCGCATACCGACCGCATGGCGCAGGAAAAGTCGCTTTCGCATCAGTACCCTGGTGAGCCTCCCATTACGGATCGCGCCTCACAGGCCGGCGCTCGTTTTCAGGCCATCGCTGAAAATACCGCCATGGGCGGCGACGCTCGGGCCATCGAAAAAGAGTGGATGAACTCCACGCCGCACCGCACGAACATCCTCGATCCGCAGATGGACCACATTGGCATCGGGGTAGCGGAGAAAGGAGGCTATCTCTTCGCCACCGAAGATTTCAGCCGTGCGGCTGAGATACTCACCACGGCTCAGGTGGAGGATAAGGTTGCCGCGCTTCTCAAGGCGCAGAATATCGATGCCTCCATGGCGCACGACGACGCCGAGAAAGCCTGCGCCGGGCAAGGAGCGATACCGGCGGGTAGTCCGATCCGTTCCATTGTCCGCTTCCAGACCACGGATCTGAGCCAGCTGCCGTCGCAGGTCGCGACCCGGCTCGGCAGCGGACAATATACGCGGGCAGCGGTCGGCGCCTGTCCGCCCACCCCGCAGCCCGGAAACTTCACCAGTTATCGAGTGGCGATTTTGCTGTACTGA
- a CDS encoding ArsR/SmtB family transcription factor, with protein MSSLVKILRATADPNRLRILLLLENEELSVAELQEILVMGQSTISTHLAQLRQAGLVEDRRIGKYSLYRLSADGRTGVFTGLLAEARGQIAEAASDAAVVRSVVRKRQDRMRSFFDEVAGRYGRNYVPGKSWKAMAETLLKLMPPMVIADLGAGEGAFSLLLAQRAVKVIAVDNSARMIEVGREQARKEAITNLEFRLGDMEELPIESASVDLAFFSQSLHHALHPERAVLEAARILRPGGRIAILDLVKHRVEEARELYADEWLGFAEAEIEAMLGAAGFAAVHTSVVHRESEPPHFQTLLAVADKVG; from the coding sequence ATGTCTTCGCTTGTGAAAATTTTGCGGGCCACTGCCGACCCCAACCGCCTGCGTATTCTCCTGCTTTTGGAGAACGAGGAACTCTCTGTGGCTGAACTGCAGGAGATCCTCGTGATGGGCCAGAGCACCATCTCCACGCATCTTGCGCAGCTCCGGCAGGCGGGTTTGGTCGAGGACCGGCGCATCGGTAAATACAGTCTCTATCGGCTGAGCGCGGATGGCAGGACAGGGGTGTTTACCGGACTGCTGGCCGAGGCCCGCGGACAGATTGCCGAGGCTGCGAGCGATGCGGCCGTCGTTCGCAGCGTGGTGCGCAAGCGGCAGGACCGCATGCGCAGCTTCTTCGACGAGGTTGCCGGGCGTTATGGCCGCAATTACGTGCCGGGGAAGAGCTGGAAGGCGATGGCCGAGACGCTGCTGAAACTGATGCCGCCGATGGTGATTGCCGATCTGGGTGCCGGAGAGGGTGCTTTTTCGCTGCTGCTGGCGCAACGGGCTGTAAAAGTGATTGCCGTAGACAACTCCGCCCGCATGATTGAGGTAGGCCGTGAACAGGCGCGAAAAGAGGCCATCACGAATCTGGAATTCCGGCTTGGGGACATGGAAGAGCTGCCCATCGAGAGCGCATCGGTCGATCTGGCTTTCTTCTCGCAGTCATTGCACCATGCACTGCATCCGGAGCGAGCAGTGCTCGAAGCGGCACGTATTCTCCGTCCGGGCGGCCGCATCGCCATCCTCGACCTGGTGAAGCATCGCGTTGAAGAGGCCCGCGAACTTTATGCGGACGAGTGGCTGGGTTTTGCCGAGGCAGAGATCGAAGCCATGCTGGGAGCCGCAGGCTTCGCTGCGGTGCATACGTCGGTCGTCCATCGTGAGAGCGAGCCGCCTCATTTCCAGACACTCCTCGCAGTGGCGGACAAGGTCGGTTGA
- a CDS encoding NAD+ synthase — MKIALAQINPTVGDFDGNSRKILEFAARAAEGGAELVLFPELSVCGYPPADLLEKPAFLTRAGQVVEEIATKTAGLGIAVVVGYPTPAPHGSGKHVSNSAALLRNGHIEFVQTKMLLPFYDVFDEQRYFAPAEKQRLFCFEGQDIALTICEDAWNDKSFWENRLYKVDPIDELMRAGGRLILNISSSPYWQGKRETRRRMLSAIAKRHKAPVLLVNQVGGNDSLVFDGSSLAIGPDGELIAQAKSFEEDLLFVDLSAPHAQPAPISENEHEAIYKALVLGTRDYVGKCGFSKAIIGLSGGIDSALVAAIAVDALGAENVLTIGMPSPYSSQGSIDDSRRLAANLGIRYEVLGISQLFEDFQQTLAPMFAGLKPDITEENIQSRIRGNLLMALSNKFNALVLTTGNKSEMSTGYCTLYGDMVGALAVIGDVVKTEVYELCRWINRNGEVIPWAILEKPPSAELRPDQKDTDSLPPYEVLDPILEAYVERYETAEAIAASQHVDLELVRRVVKLVERSEYKRQQAAPVLKVTSKAFGMGRRFPIAVKVQV; from the coding sequence GTGAAGATCGCGCTTGCCCAGATCAATCCCACCGTCGGAGACTTCGACGGCAACAGCCGCAAAATCCTGGAATTCGCGGCGCGTGCGGCTGAAGGCGGAGCCGAACTCGTACTCTTTCCTGAGCTCTCTGTCTGCGGCTATCCGCCTGCCGATCTGCTGGAGAAGCCGGCCTTTCTCACCCGCGCCGGGCAGGTCGTTGAGGAGATTGCGACGAAGACCGCCGGCCTGGGCATTGCCGTCGTTGTGGGATATCCCACTCCCGCTCCTCATGGCAGTGGTAAGCATGTCTCGAACTCGGCGGCGCTGCTGCGCAACGGGCACATCGAATTTGTCCAGACGAAGATGCTGCTTCCGTTCTATGACGTCTTCGACGAGCAGCGCTACTTCGCGCCTGCTGAAAAGCAGCGGCTCTTCTGTTTCGAAGGGCAGGACATTGCGCTGACCATCTGCGAAGACGCCTGGAACGACAAGAGTTTCTGGGAAAACCGCCTCTACAAGGTCGATCCCATCGATGAGCTGATGCGCGCCGGCGGCCGTCTCATTCTCAATATCTCGTCCTCACCCTATTGGCAGGGCAAGCGCGAGACCCGCCGCAGGATGCTCTCCGCGATCGCGAAGCGCCATAAGGCCCCGGTACTGCTGGTGAACCAGGTCGGCGGCAATGACAGCCTGGTCTTCGATGGTTCGAGTCTGGCCATCGGCCCCGATGGTGAACTGATTGCACAGGCAAAATCTTTCGAAGAAGATTTGCTCTTCGTGGATCTTTCTGCACCGCACGCACAGCCTGCTCCGATTTCAGAGAATGAGCACGAGGCCATCTACAAGGCACTCGTTCTGGGCACACGCGATTACGTCGGCAAGTGCGGTTTTTCGAAAGCCATCATCGGCCTCAGCGGCGGTATCGATTCTGCTCTTGTTGCCGCCATTGCTGTCGACGCGCTGGGTGCCGAGAATGTGCTGACCATAGGCATGCCCAGCCCTTATTCTTCGCAGGGCTCGATTGACGATAGCCGCCGGCTTGCCGCCAACCTCGGCATTCGCTATGAGGTGCTCGGCATTTCGCAGCTCTTCGAGGATTTTCAGCAGACGCTCGCTCCGATGTTCGCCGGTCTCAAGCCCGACATCACCGAGGAGAACATCCAGTCGCGCATCCGCGGCAACCTGCTCATGGCCCTCTCCAACAAGTTCAATGCGCTGGTGCTCACGACCGGGAACAAGAGCGAGATGTCTACCGGCTATTGCACGCTCTACGGAGACATGGTCGGAGCGCTCGCCGTCATCGGCGACGTGGTGAAGACCGAGGTCTACGAGCTCTGCCGCTGGATCAACCGCAATGGCGAAGTCATTCCCTGGGCCATCCTGGAGAAGCCACCTTCCGCCGAACTGCGACCCGATCAGAAAGACACCGACTCTCTGCCTCCCTACGAGGTGCTTGATCCGATTCTTGAGGCCTACGTCGAGCGCTATGAAACGGCAGAGGCCATTGCTGCCTCGCAGCATGTCGATCTCGAGCTGGTGCGCCGTGTCGTGAAGCTCGTCGAACGCAGCGAGTACAAGCGCCAGCAGGCGGCGCCGGTGCTCAAGGTCACCTCCAAGGCATTCGGCATGGGGCGCCGTTTCCCCATTGCTGTCAAAGTTCAGGTATAA
- the ahcY gene encoding adenosylhomocysteinase, producing MATATLETNATDFQVADLSLADWGRKEISIAEHEMPGLMSIRRKYAAEKPLAGVRVTGSLHMTIQTAVLIETLVDLGAEVRWASCNIFSTQDHAAAAIAKAGVPVFAWKGETLEEYWDCTFKALSHKGGLGPQLVVDDGGDVTLLIHKGYELENGDGWVNTPSSNHEEQVIKDLLKRVHAEDPQHWHKLAKEWRGVSEETTTGVHRLYKMKEQGQLLVPAINVNDSVTKSKFDNLYGCRESLADGIKRATDVMVAGKIAVICGYGDVGKGSAHSLRGMGARVIVTEIDPINALQAAMEGFEVTTLEDTLGRGDIYVTCTGNLDIITFEHMAKMKDQAIVCNIGHFDNEIQMDRLNEAKDVKKINIKPQVDQYTFADGHSIFVLAEGRLVNLGCATGHPSFVMSNSFANQTLAQIDLWKNKDSYKAEVYVLPKKLDEEVARLHLEKIGVKLTTLSAKQAEYLGVAVEGPFKPDHYRY from the coding sequence ATGGCAACCGCTACGCTTGAAACCAACGCGACCGACTTCCAGGTTGCGGACCTGTCCCTGGCCGACTGGGGCCGCAAGGAAATCTCCATTGCCGAGCATGAAATGCCCGGCCTGATGTCGATTCGCCGCAAGTATGCCGCCGAGAAGCCGCTGGCCGGCGTCCGCGTCACCGGATCGCTGCACATGACCATCCAGACGGCCGTGCTCATCGAGACGCTGGTCGATCTCGGCGCCGAAGTCCGCTGGGCCTCGTGCAACATCTTCTCTACGCAGGACCACGCGGCGGCAGCCATTGCGAAGGCGGGCGTGCCGGTCTTCGCCTGGAAGGGCGAGACGCTCGAAGAGTACTGGGATTGCACCTTCAAGGCGCTCTCGCACAAGGGCGGCCTCGGACCTCAGCTCGTCGTTGATGACGGCGGCGACGTGACCCTGCTGATCCACAAGGGTTACGAGCTCGAGAACGGCGACGGCTGGGTGAACACGCCTTCCTCGAACCACGAGGAGCAGGTCATCAAGGATCTGCTAAAGCGCGTGCATGCAGAAGATCCACAGCACTGGCACAAGCTAGCCAAGGAGTGGCGCGGCGTCTCGGAAGAGACCACGACCGGCGTGCATCGCCTCTACAAGATGAAGGAGCAGGGCCAGCTGCTGGTTCCGGCCATCAACGTCAACGATTCGGTGACCAAGTCGAAGTTCGACAACCTGTACGGCTGCCGCGAGTCGCTGGCCGACGGCATCAAGCGCGCCACCGACGTGATGGTCGCCGGCAAGATCGCGGTCATCTGCGGCTACGGCGATGTAGGCAAGGGTTCGGCGCACTCGCTGCGCGGCATGGGCGCGCGCGTCATCGTCACCGAGATCGATCCCATCAACGCGCTGCAGGCGGCGATGGAAGGCTTCGAAGTCACGACGCTCGAAGACACGCTGGGCCGCGGCGACATCTATGTGACCTGCACCGGCAACCTGGACATCATCACCTTCGAGCACATGGCGAAGATGAAGGACCAGGCCATCGTCTGCAACATCGGCCACTTCGACAACGAGATCCAGATGGATCGCCTGAACGAGGCCAAGGATGTAAAGAAGATCAACATCAAGCCCCAGGTGGATCAGTACACCTTTGCCGATGGACACTCGATCTTCGTGCTGGCCGAAGGCCGCCTGGTGAACCTGGGCTGCGCCACCGGTCACCCCAGCTTCGTGATGAGCAACAGCTTCGCCAACCAGACGCTGGCGCAGATCGACCTGTGGAAGAACAAAGACAGCTACAAGGCCGAGGTCTACGTGCTGCCCAAGAAGCTGGACGAAGAGGTTGCCCGCCTGCACCTGGAGAAAATCGGCGTGAAGCTCACGACGCTCTCCGCCAAACAGGCCGAATACCTGGGCGTCGCGGTCGAAGGCCCCTTCAAGCCCGACCACTACCGCTACTAG
- a CDS encoding phytoene desaturase family protein: MPRASVIGAGPNGLAAAITMAQAGYGVTVFEAESILGGASRTLELTLPGFRHDFGSAVHPMGASSPFFRSLPLADYGLRWVHGLIPLAHPLDDGTAVVLERDLGEAVRLLGEDGEAWRRLVEPLVRNWDVFANEILGPIPHLPRHPLLLAGFGLRAMLPATLLARRFRSERTKALFAGMAAHSFLSLEAPLSSAIGIVLAASTHVVGWPVPAGGAQAIPNALAGYLRSLGGSVETGRRIVSLEELAASDAGHPVLFDTAPRHLASIAGSRLPAGFRRCLERFEPGPGAFKIDYALSEPIPWTAADCRRAICLHLGGSLAEIARSEDAMSRGRISERPYMILAQPTLFDPSRAPEGKHIAWVYCHVPNGCTVDMTEIVECQIERFAPGFRDCVLARRVSTPADLEAADSNLVGGDISGGAMTLGQTFLRPTWKQYATPDRNLYLCSSSTPPGGGVHGMCGYRAAQLALRTHGL; encoded by the coding sequence GTGCCTCGCGCTTCTGTGATCGGAGCCGGTCCCAATGGTCTCGCCGCCGCCATTACGATGGCGCAGGCCGGATATGGTGTGACTGTTTTCGAGGCAGAGAGCATTCTTGGCGGCGCTTCGCGCACGCTCGAGCTGACGCTGCCCGGCTTTCGCCATGATTTCGGATCGGCGGTGCATCCCATGGGTGCGAGCTCGCCGTTTTTCCGCAGCCTGCCATTGGCCGATTACGGCCTCCGCTGGGTGCATGGGCTTATTCCCCTGGCTCATCCGCTGGATGACGGGACGGCGGTGGTGCTGGAGCGGGATCTGGGCGAAGCTGTCCGCCTGCTGGGCGAAGACGGCGAGGCGTGGCGGCGTTTGGTCGAGCCGCTCGTCCGGAATTGGGATGTCTTTGCGAATGAGATCCTGGGTCCCATTCCACATCTTCCGCGGCATCCGTTGCTGCTTGCCGGGTTTGGGCTCCGCGCCATGCTGCCGGCTACGCTTCTCGCCCGGCGCTTCCGCAGCGAGCGGACGAAGGCGCTCTTTGCCGGGATGGCGGCCCACTCTTTTCTCAGCCTTGAGGCGCCGCTGAGTTCGGCGATCGGCATTGTTCTGGCGGCCTCGACGCATGTCGTCGGCTGGCCGGTTCCGGCAGGGGGAGCGCAGGCGATTCCGAATGCATTGGCTGGGTACCTTCGCAGCCTGGGCGGAAGCGTGGAAACAGGCCGTCGGATTGTCTCTCTTGAGGAGCTGGCTGCTTCGGATGCTGGCCACCCTGTCTTGTTTGATACGGCCCCGCGGCATCTTGCCTCTATCGCCGGATCGCGTCTGCCGGCAGGGTTCCGGCGCTGTCTTGAGCGCTTTGAGCCGGGTCCGGGCGCCTTCAAGATCGACTATGCGCTCTCGGAGCCGATCCCCTGGACCGCAGCCGATTGCCGCCGCGCCATCTGCCTGCATCTCGGCGGATCGCTCGCAGAGATTGCCCGCTCCGAGGATGCGATGTCCCGCGGCCGTATCAGTGAGCGCCCCTACATGATCCTCGCGCAGCCGACGCTCTTTGACCCGTCACGCGCGCCGGAAGGGAAGCACATTGCGTGGGTCTACTGCCATGTGCCGAATGGCTGCACCGTGGACATGACGGAGATCGTCGAGTGTCAGATCGAGCGCTTTGCCCCTGGCTTCCGCGATTGCGTTCTGGCCCGACGTGTTTCGACCCCTGCCGATCTTGAAGCTGCCGACTCGAATCTCGTCGGTGGAGATATCAGCGGTGGTGCGATGACCCTCGGGCAGACCTTCCTGCGCCCTACCTGGAAGCAATACGCCACGCCGGATCGTAACCTGTATCTCTGCTCGTCTTCGACGCCGCCAGGAGGAGGGGTGCATGGCATGTGCGGATACCGGGCGGCGCAGCTGGCCCTGCGCACGCATGGTCTTTGA
- a CDS encoding glycoside hydrolase family 18 protein, with translation MILACVAGALPLAHAWSFPGHHRGRRPVVVGYFPQWGLYAGNPYTVKAIVISGAIRQLDQINYAQGFVTNGRCSVADPRADLQTAYTAEQSISDHADDPASPFRGYFHQMQELKHRYSKLKVLISLEGNPKDFAFDAQPENRAAFVASCIDTFIRGNFAPGIHEPRLFDGFDINWEFPQEEDAANYRALLEEFRRQMNAVRRDLRLSVAVGHSPRMLPGTDFGEIARIVDQVGVMNYDYTGPWEHSTGFIAPLFPIPGALHHGSVEQNISEYKEAGVPPEKILMGLPFYGYSWTNVVDSNDGLHQTGKPIHEDQPYHFIQALLPEFTIHRDPHSQAPWLYDGKTFWTYEDPVSVRYKASFAANQHLEGIMIWELSGDTSDGILLRTAWEALRHPLGPEDFVQAPVESEHPQSEQALPAQ, from the coding sequence GTGATCCTCGCCTGTGTAGCCGGCGCGTTGCCTCTGGCGCATGCGTGGTCATTTCCCGGGCATCATCGTGGCCGGCGCCCGGTCGTTGTGGGATATTTCCCGCAATGGGGGCTCTATGCCGGCAATCCCTACACGGTGAAGGCGATTGTTATCAGCGGCGCGATCCGCCAGCTGGACCAGATCAATTACGCGCAAGGGTTTGTCACCAATGGCCGTTGTTCGGTTGCGGACCCGCGTGCCGATCTGCAGACCGCCTATACCGCGGAGCAGAGCATCAGCGATCATGCCGACGATCCGGCCTCGCCTTTTCGAGGGTATTTCCACCAGATGCAGGAGCTCAAGCACCGCTATTCAAAACTGAAGGTGCTGATCTCGCTCGAAGGCAATCCGAAGGATTTCGCCTTCGATGCGCAACCGGAGAATCGTGCGGCCTTTGTTGCCTCCTGCATCGACACCTTTATTCGGGGCAACTTCGCTCCCGGGATTCATGAGCCCAGGCTTTTTGACGGCTTCGATATCAATTGGGAGTTTCCGCAGGAAGAGGATGCGGCGAACTATCGCGCTTTGCTCGAAGAGTTCCGTCGCCAGATGAATGCGGTGCGCCGCGATCTGCGCCTGTCTGTTGCCGTCGGACACTCGCCTCGCATGCTGCCGGGTACGGATTTCGGTGAAATTGCCAGGATTGTCGACCAGGTGGGCGTGATGAATTATGACTACACCGGTCCCTGGGAGCACAGCACCGGCTTTATTGCGCCGCTCTTTCCCATCCCCGGCGCTCTCCACCATGGCAGCGTGGAGCAGAACATCTCGGAATACAAAGAGGCAGGCGTGCCGCCGGAAAAAATACTCATGGGGCTGCCGTTTTACGGCTATAGCTGGACCAACGTGGTGGATTCCAACGACGGCCTGCACCAGACAGGCAAGCCCATCCACGAGGATCAGCCGTACCACTTTATCCAGGCATTGCTGCCTGAGTTCACCATCCATCGCGACCCGCATTCGCAGGCACCATGGCTCTACGACGGCAAGACCTTCTGGACCTATGAAGACCCGGTCTCGGTGCGTTACAAGGCCAGCTTCGCTGCGAACCAGCATCTCGAGGGCATCATGATCTGGGAGCTCAGCGGCGATACCAGTGACGGCATCCTGCTGCGCACGGCATGGGAAGCTCTGCGCCACCCGCTTGGCCCGGAGGATTTTGTGCAGGCGCCCGTGGAGTCAGAACATCCACAATCGGAGCAGGCTCTCCCTGCTCAGTAA